The following coding sequences lie in one Megalodesulfovibrio gigas DSM 1382 = ATCC 19364 genomic window:
- a CDS encoding response regulator → MPLLLIADDSMFQRFTLAKVARGMGIDVLEAKTGVECLELFRRHAPDAICLDLNMPDMTGFEVLDALSGLSEQAGLSEQAGAVRVPPVAVITADIQDTTRQRVQRHPFVTLFNKPLPEQTLKDFLHHALF, encoded by the coding sequence ATGCCATTGTTGCTCATTGCCGATGATTCCATGTTCCAGCGTTTCACCCTGGCCAAGGTGGCGCGGGGCATGGGCATTGACGTGCTGGAAGCCAAGACTGGCGTCGAATGTCTGGAGCTGTTCCGCCGCCATGCGCCGGACGCCATATGCCTTGACCTCAACATGCCGGACATGACAGGCTTTGAAGTGCTGGATGCCCTGTCCGGACTTTCTGAGCAGGCCGGACTTTCTGAACAGGCCGGCGCAGTGCGCGTGCCGCCCGTGGCGGTGATCACCGCCGACATCCAGGACACCACCCGTCAGCGGGTGCAGCGGCATCCCTTTGTCACCCTGTTCAACAAACCGCTTCCGGAACAGACTCTCAAGGACTTCCTGCACCATGCCCTTTTCTGA
- a CDS encoding response regulator, whose product MKTLAECLVLIVDDTETNVDILVEALGEEYGVAVAMDGDTALEFTAAQHPDIVLLDIMMPGMDGYEVCRRLKADPATAAIPVIFLTAMGEVEHKIKGFELGAADYVTKPFEVREIKARVRTHLSLLLAQMELARQREALEAAVRERSRSLAQVQEVILDAMACLAEFRNPDAGGHLQRMRRYVLLLARHLQTHPRFAATLTDAYIEALHAGAALHDLGAAGIPDTILLKPGTLTVEEFEVMKRHAVMGREAIRCASRRLGSNAVLDLAQEIAASHQERWDGSGYPQGLKAETIPVCGRIVAVADVYDALVSRRPHRPPNTHADAVGIILNGRGVLFDPDVVDAFAALQEAFRHIALQGAEGAEDQDGREALAVPHERKE is encoded by the coding sequence ATGAAAACCCTTGCCGAATGCCTTGTGCTCATCGTCGATGACACGGAAACCAATGTGGATATCCTCGTCGAAGCCCTCGGCGAGGAATACGGCGTGGCCGTGGCCATGGACGGCGACACCGCCCTGGAGTTCACCGCGGCCCAGCATCCGGACATCGTCCTGCTCGACATCATGATGCCCGGCATGGACGGCTACGAAGTCTGCCGCCGCCTGAAGGCAGACCCGGCCACGGCTGCCATCCCCGTGATCTTCCTCACGGCCATGGGCGAGGTGGAGCACAAGATCAAAGGCTTCGAGCTCGGCGCGGCGGATTACGTCACCAAGCCCTTCGAGGTGCGGGAGATCAAGGCCCGGGTCCGCACGCATCTGTCCCTGCTGCTGGCCCAGATGGAGCTTGCCCGGCAGCGCGAGGCCCTGGAAGCGGCGGTTCGGGAACGCAGCCGCAGCCTTGCCCAGGTGCAGGAAGTGATCCTCGACGCCATGGCCTGCCTGGCGGAGTTCCGGAACCCCGACGCCGGCGGCCACCTGCAGCGCATGCGGCGCTATGTGCTGCTGCTGGCCCGGCATCTTCAGACGCACCCACGGTTTGCCGCCACCCTCACGGACGCGTACATCGAGGCGCTGCATGCCGGCGCAGCCCTGCACGATCTGGGCGCGGCCGGCATCCCGGACACTATCCTGCTCAAGCCCGGCACACTCACGGTCGAGGAGTTCGAGGTCATGAAGCGGCATGCCGTCATGGGCCGCGAGGCCATTCGCTGCGCCTCCAGGCGTCTGGGCAGCAACGCCGTGCTGGATCTGGCCCAGGAAATCGCCGCTTCGCACCAGGAACGCTGGGATGGCAGCGGGTATCCCCAGGGGCTCAAGGCCGAGACCATTCCCGTTTGCGGCAGGATCGTGGCCGTTGCCGACGTCTATGATGCCCTTGTCAGCCGGCGGCCCCACAGGCCGCCCAACACCCATGCCGACGCCGTGGGCATCATCCTGAATGGGCGCGGCGTGCTGTTTGATCCGGATGTGGTAGATGCCTTCGCAGCATTGCAGGAGGCGTTCCGGCACATCGCCCTTCAGGGCGCGGAAGGCGCGGAAGACCAAGACGGGCGGGAGGCTCTGGCCGTCCCCCACGAACGCAAGGAATAA
- a CDS encoding response regulator, which yields MSTSRMLPAVRLALYLALCLAIALAAAAAGLFFVKQLDHQQRRDALAKDAAKLGADLAAETVDSQIMGATILLGLIQPTLKLAVSGSPLTESDIDEIHALLRPFRKQFGAVGAYLAGADGRLLFHDTEGKSSVGVDVRFRPYFQQAMAGQYNVYAAVGSNSEERGLYYAAPIHAGSSRETRVVGVVVAKTLCDPLDALLVRPGREAVLLSPQGVVFAASRQDWLFRMAPPVTGERVAAVQATRQFGNRFSVTPPEPLAFDPALPDALLQGVEYGVTALPLDWIEAEGAWSLAVLEDKALWFPQARRNAVGFGVGGVALLLSLMGVMQLENRRRLQASAEHFRTLGVALEVSPLAVIFTDAQAAIRWVNPEFERATQYAKSEIRGRNPKVLSSGHNPPEAYQSLWAALSAGRAWSGEFINRRKDGQVYHVRASISPVHDARGRLLGYVGLQEDITEYKKLMARLESQLWLNKGLNAFAEAIKDQLAPAELGRIALGEIARLLSLPYGAVHARGEDGAPELLARFGGQWTEDAAPPGNQGLVRSVLQDGRAFSLRGLSGDVFTALAGGVAALREIRLLPLGEEQAAVGVLEAGLLRELTEEEERFLEKVCADLAIALKMALDMRGRQRMERRLQHVNFMSDKALELTRAGYWRVPLDGQDWYYSSERAAEILGDPPRPPHWRYRIEEEWLANMQAADPDAAATTRERFRRVLAGEDERFDTVYAYKRPADGRVVWIRALAVPVATEDGAGRELYGVTQDITAQVLAEQALADQSAFQGVLLDTIPNPIFYKGPDTRFLGFNRAYEETFAVRREELIGKRVLDLDYLPLEDRLAYQQEDETTIAAGGTVRKEMRMPFADGQEHETLYYITGFRKADGSPGGLIGTFVDITEQKLAAKELAAAKEVAEAATLLKSEFLANMSHEIRTPMNAIIGLAHLALKTQLSPRQQDYLRKIQQSGQHLLGIINDILDFSKIEAGRLSVEFTDFELSSVLENVANLIREKADAKGLELIFDIAPDIPDNLVGDPLRVGQVLINYANNAVKFTERGEISIHVRKEDETAGDVLLRFDVRDTGIGLTPEQQGRLFQHFTQADVATSRKYGGTGLGLVISRRIAELMQGQVGVESTLGKGSMFWFTARLGKSTRTPRALVPQPDLRGRRMLVVDDNENARTVIADMLATMSFVVDTAASAREGIRMVQAGDQDGMPYDMVFLDWQMPGMDGLEAASRIRALRLARPPRLLMITAFGREDVLKVAGEAHFEAVLIKPVTSSLLFDTVIRALQPEQDEDVGDSAPLPAAFPFLQGIQGARLLLAEDNDLNQQVAVELLQDAGFVVEVAEDGRQALDLVQQRSYDAVLMDMQMPVMDGVAATRAIRELPQHAALPVIAMTANAMQQDKDACLAAGMNDHVAKPIDPEALFRTLARWIVPGDRPRAASPMATAPALQGTPVQGGDKADLPPEIPGLDMAGGLSRVAGNRRLYRSLLLKMRREYPQTPEQLRTLLAAGEHKQAEILAHSVKGAAGSVGARELQEAAGLLEMALRTEDVAAVPACLDAFEKTVALFLNALVILGEEDVPESAAVAAAAPGGGIAAMPDAWREVLTILQTELHGRKPKSSKEALQQALALAWPETAGRTLDEVAALVGKYKFKEAQELVAGMLATSGDA from the coding sequence GTGAGCACCTCTCGAATGTTGCCTGCCGTGCGACTGGCGCTGTACCTTGCCCTCTGCCTCGCCATTGCCCTGGCTGCGGCGGCGGCCGGGCTGTTTTTCGTCAAACAACTGGACCACCAGCAGCGCCGGGATGCCCTGGCCAAGGACGCGGCCAAGCTCGGCGCGGATCTGGCTGCCGAGACTGTGGACAGCCAGATCATGGGCGCGACCATCCTGCTGGGGCTCATTCAGCCGACGCTCAAGCTGGCCGTGTCCGGCAGCCCCTTGACGGAAAGCGACATTGACGAAATCCACGCCCTGCTGCGGCCCTTCCGCAAGCAGTTCGGGGCCGTGGGAGCCTACCTCGCCGGCGCGGATGGCAGGCTGCTGTTCCACGATACGGAAGGCAAGAGTTCCGTCGGCGTCGATGTCCGCTTTCGCCCGTATTTTCAGCAGGCCATGGCCGGGCAGTACAACGTGTACGCCGCTGTGGGCAGCAATTCCGAGGAACGCGGCCTGTATTACGCCGCGCCCATCCATGCCGGGTCCTCGCGCGAGACGCGGGTGGTGGGCGTGGTGGTGGCCAAGACGCTGTGCGATCCCCTGGATGCCCTGCTGGTCAGGCCGGGGAGGGAGGCGGTGCTGCTGTCGCCCCAGGGGGTGGTGTTCGCCGCGAGCCGGCAGGACTGGCTGTTCCGGATGGCCCCCCCGGTCACGGGCGAGCGCGTGGCCGCGGTGCAGGCGACCCGCCAGTTCGGCAACCGGTTCAGCGTGACGCCGCCGGAGCCGCTGGCGTTTGATCCGGCGCTTCCCGATGCACTCCTGCAAGGGGTGGAGTACGGGGTGACGGCATTGCCCCTGGACTGGATCGAGGCCGAAGGCGCCTGGAGTCTGGCCGTGCTGGAAGACAAGGCCCTGTGGTTCCCCCAGGCGCGCCGGAACGCCGTGGGCTTTGGCGTCGGGGGCGTGGCCCTGCTGCTGAGCCTTATGGGCGTCATGCAACTGGAGAATCGTCGCCGGCTCCAGGCCTCGGCGGAGCACTTCCGCACCCTGGGCGTGGCGCTGGAGGTCAGCCCGTTGGCGGTGATCTTCACCGATGCGCAAGCCGCCATCCGATGGGTCAATCCGGAATTCGAACGCGCCACCCAGTATGCCAAAAGCGAGATCCGCGGGCGCAATCCCAAGGTGCTTTCCAGCGGGCACAATCCGCCGGAGGCGTACCAGTCCTTGTGGGCGGCGCTGTCGGCGGGCAGGGCCTGGAGCGGGGAATTCATCAATCGCCGCAAGGACGGGCAGGTGTACCATGTCCGGGCGTCCATCTCCCCGGTGCACGATGCCCGGGGCCGCCTGCTGGGCTATGTGGGCCTGCAGGAAGACATCACCGAATACAAGAAGCTCATGGCCCGGCTGGAATCGCAGCTGTGGCTGAACAAGGGACTCAACGCGTTTGCCGAGGCCATCAAGGACCAACTGGCTCCGGCGGAACTCGGACGCATTGCCCTGGGCGAGATCGCGCGGCTGCTCTCCCTGCCCTATGGGGCGGTGCATGCCCGGGGTGAGGACGGCGCGCCGGAGCTGCTGGCCCGTTTCGGCGGGCAGTGGACCGAGGATGCCGCCCCCCCAGGCAATCAGGGCCTGGTGCGCAGCGTGTTGCAGGACGGCAGGGCCTTTTCCCTGCGCGGCCTGTCCGGAGACGTGTTCACCGCCCTGGCCGGGGGCGTGGCGGCGCTGCGGGAAATCCGTCTGCTGCCCCTGGGGGAAGAGCAGGCCGCTGTCGGCGTGCTGGAAGCCGGGCTCTTGCGGGAGTTGACCGAGGAGGAGGAGCGCTTCCTGGAAAAGGTCTGCGCCGATCTGGCCATCGCCCTCAAAATGGCCCTGGACATGCGCGGACGTCAGCGCATGGAGCGGCGGTTGCAGCACGTCAATTTCATGTCCGACAAGGCCCTGGAGCTGACCCGCGCCGGCTACTGGCGGGTGCCCCTGGACGGCCAGGACTGGTATTACTCCTCGGAACGGGCCGCGGAAATCCTCGGCGATCCGCCCCGGCCGCCGCACTGGCGCTATCGCATTGAGGAAGAATGGCTGGCCAACATGCAGGCCGCCGACCCGGACGCCGCCGCAACCACCCGGGAGCGCTTCCGGCGCGTGCTTGCCGGCGAGGACGAACGCTTCGATACCGTCTATGCCTACAAACGCCCTGCGGACGGCCGGGTGGTCTGGATCCGCGCCCTGGCCGTGCCCGTGGCCACGGAAGACGGCGCCGGCCGGGAACTGTACGGCGTTACCCAGGACATCACGGCCCAGGTGTTGGCCGAACAGGCCCTGGCCGACCAGTCTGCCTTCCAGGGCGTCCTGCTGGACACCATCCCCAACCCCATCTTCTACAAAGGGCCGGACACGCGCTTCCTGGGCTTCAACCGCGCCTACGAAGAGACCTTTGCCGTGCGCCGCGAGGAGCTCATCGGCAAGCGCGTGCTGGACCTGGATTACCTGCCCCTGGAAGACCGCCTCGCCTACCAGCAGGAAGACGAGACGACCATTGCCGCCGGCGGCACCGTGCGCAAGGAGATGCGCATGCCCTTTGCCGACGGGCAGGAGCACGAAACCCTGTATTACATCACCGGCTTCCGCAAGGCAGACGGCTCCCCCGGCGGGCTCATCGGCACCTTTGTGGACATCACGGAGCAAAAGCTGGCCGCCAAGGAGCTGGCCGCGGCCAAGGAGGTGGCGGAAGCGGCCACCCTGCTCAAGTCCGAATTCCTGGCCAACATGAGCCACGAAATCCGCACGCCCATGAACGCCATCATCGGGCTGGCCCATCTGGCCCTCAAAACCCAGCTCAGCCCCCGCCAGCAGGACTACCTGCGCAAGATCCAGCAATCCGGCCAGCATCTGTTGGGCATCATCAACGACATCCTGGACTTCTCCAAAATCGAGGCCGGCCGCCTCTCGGTGGAGTTCACGGATTTTGAGCTCTCCTCGGTGCTGGAGAACGTGGCCAATCTCATCCGCGAGAAGGCCGACGCCAAGGGCCTGGAGCTGATTTTCGACATTGCCCCGGACATTCCGGACAACCTCGTGGGCGATCCGTTGCGCGTGGGGCAGGTGCTCATCAACTATGCCAACAACGCCGTGAAGTTCACGGAGCGCGGGGAAATCAGCATCCATGTGCGCAAGGAGGACGAGACCGCCGGGGACGTGCTGCTGCGCTTTGACGTGCGCGACACCGGCATCGGCCTGACGCCGGAACAGCAGGGCCGCCTGTTCCAGCATTTCACCCAGGCGGATGTGGCCACCAGCCGCAAATATGGCGGCACCGGCCTGGGGCTGGTCATCTCCCGGCGCATTGCCGAGCTCATGCAGGGGCAGGTGGGGGTGGAATCGACTCTGGGCAAGGGCTCCATGTTCTGGTTCACGGCCCGGCTGGGCAAGAGCACGCGCACCCCACGGGCCCTGGTGCCCCAGCCGGATCTGCGCGGCCGGCGCATGCTGGTGGTGGACGACAACGAGAACGCCCGCACCGTCATTGCAGACATGCTGGCGACCATGAGCTTTGTGGTGGATACGGCAGCCTCGGCCCGGGAGGGCATCCGCATGGTGCAGGCCGGCGATCAGGACGGCATGCCGTACGACATGGTCTTTCTCGACTGGCAGATGCCCGGCATGGACGGCTTGGAAGCTGCGTCCCGCATCCGGGCCCTGCGCCTTGCCCGGCCGCCACGGTTGCTCATGATCACCGCCTTCGGTCGCGAGGACGTGCTCAAGGTCGCCGGCGAGGCGCACTTTGAAGCCGTGCTCATCAAGCCCGTCACGTCGTCCCTGCTGTTCGACACGGTCATTCGGGCCTTGCAGCCGGAGCAGGACGAGGACGTCGGCGACAGCGCCCCCCTGCCTGCGGCCTTCCCGTTCCTGCAGGGGATCCAGGGCGCGCGTCTGCTGCTTGCGGAAGACAACGACCTCAACCAGCAGGTGGCCGTGGAGCTGCTGCAGGATGCCGGGTTTGTGGTGGAGGTGGCCGAAGACGGTCGTCAGGCCTTGGATCTGGTGCAGCAGCGCTCCTACGATGCCGTGCTCATGGATATGCAGATGCCGGTCATGGACGGCGTGGCCGCCACACGGGCCATCCGGGAACTGCCGCAGCATGCGGCCCTGCCCGTCATCGCCATGACTGCCAACGCCATGCAGCAGGACAAGGATGCCTGCCTCGCCGCCGGCATGAACGATCATGTGGCCAAACCCATCGACCCCGAAGCCCTGTTCAGGACCCTGGCCCGGTGGATTGTGCCGGGCGACAGGCCCCGTGCCGCATCGCCGATGGCGACGGCTCCTGCGCTCCAGGGCACTCCTGTCCAGGGAGGCGACAAGGCCGACCTGCCGCCGGAGATCCCCGGCCTGGACATGGCCGGCGGCCTTTCCCGCGTGGCCGGCAACCGGCGGCTGTACCGGTCCCTGCTCCTGAAGATGCGCCGCGAATACCCGCAGACGCCGGAGCAGCTCCGCACGCTGCTGGCCGCCGGAGAGCACAAACAGGCTGAAATTCTTGCCCATTCCGTCAAGGGCGCAGCAGGCAGCGTGGGTGCCCGGGAGCTGCAGGAAGCCGCCGGGCTGTTGGAGATGGCCCTGCGGACCGAAGACGTTGCCGCCGTGCCTGCCTGCCTGGACGCCTTCGAAAAGACCGTGGCCCTGTTTCTGAATGCGCTGGTGATCCTGGGCGAGGAGGATGTGCCAGAATCTGCCGCCGTGGCGGCCGCCGCGCCGGGAGGGGGCATTGCCGCAATGCCCGACGCATGGCGCGAGGTCCTGACCATCCTGCAGACCGAGCTGCACGGCCGCAAACCCAAATCGAGCAAGGAGGCCCTGCAGCAGGCCCTGGCCCTGGCCTGGCCGGAAACCGCGGGCCGCACCCTTGACGAGGTGGCCGCCCTGGTTGGAAAATACAAGTTCAAGGAAGCCCAGGAGCTCGTGGCCGGCATGCTCGCCACGTCGGGAGATGCATGA
- a CDS encoding hybrid sensor histidine kinase/response regulator produces the protein MHAQPRQTILIVDDVETNLDTLVETLGDEYDVSVVMDGPSALQFVQSQPPDLILLDILMPDMDGYEVCRLLKADPATADIPIIFLTALTELEDKISGFTLGAVDYITKPFEFLEVKARVGTHLKLKQALERLERQNLELQAAARLHEDMERITHHDLKGPLNAILSFPEVIRESGYLNEEQRDFLRAIEQSGVRMLDIINLSLSLYKMEMGTYELKPDALDLLRALRKVARELNSLCEAKNIHLECLLEGRLVGPRDELYVMGDSLLCSSMLSNLLKNAIEHSPVGATVQVALHRSRVCEVRICNQGETSPEIRERFFEKYVTYGKAGGTGLGTYSARLLARAMCGDLELDASVPGETTVVARLPLPAVTAP, from the coding sequence GTGCACGCACAGCCCAGGCAGACCATTCTCATTGTGGATGATGTGGAAACCAATCTTGACACCCTGGTGGAAACCCTGGGCGACGAGTACGATGTGTCCGTGGTCATGGACGGCCCCTCGGCCCTGCAGTTTGTCCAAAGCCAGCCGCCGGATCTGATCCTGCTGGACATCCTCATGCCGGACATGGACGGCTATGAGGTTTGCCGCCTGCTCAAGGCCGATCCCGCCACCGCAGACATTCCCATCATCTTCCTCACCGCGCTGACAGAGCTGGAAGACAAGATTTCCGGCTTCACCCTGGGCGCGGTGGACTACATCACCAAGCCCTTTGAATTTCTGGAAGTCAAGGCCCGGGTGGGCACGCATCTCAAGCTCAAGCAGGCCCTGGAGCGCCTGGAGCGGCAGAATCTGGAGCTGCAGGCCGCGGCCCGGCTGCACGAGGACATGGAGCGCATCACCCATCACGATCTCAAGGGGCCTCTCAATGCCATCCTGTCCTTTCCCGAGGTCATCCGGGAAAGCGGCTACCTCAACGAGGAGCAGCGGGATTTCCTGCGGGCCATTGAGCAGTCCGGCGTCCGCATGCTCGACATCATCAACCTCTCCCTGAGTCTGTACAAGATGGAGATGGGCACCTACGAGCTCAAGCCGGACGCCCTGGACCTGCTGCGCGCCTTGCGCAAGGTGGCCCGGGAACTCAACAGCCTGTGCGAGGCCAAGAATATCCATCTGGAGTGCCTGTTGGAAGGCCGGCTCGTGGGGCCCAGGGACGAGCTGTATGTCATGGGCGATTCCCTGCTCTGCAGCTCCATGCTTTCCAATCTGCTCAAAAACGCCATCGAGCATTCCCCCGTGGGCGCCACGGTGCAGGTGGCCCTGCATCGCAGCCGGGTGTGCGAGGTGCGCATCTGCAACCAGGGGGAGACCTCCCCGGAGATCCGCGAGCGGTTTTTCGAGAAATACGTCACCTACGGCAAGGCCGGCGGCACGGGCCTGGGCACCTATTCGGCCCGGCTCCTGGCCCGGGCCATGTGTGGCGACCTGGAGTTGGACGCCTCCGTGCCGGGAGAAACCACCGTCGTGGCCCGATTGCCCCTGCCGGCCGTCACCGCACCCTGA
- a CDS encoding HAD-IIA family hydrolase — protein MPDPAAVPPRAVFFDIEGTLLHDGACLEGAAEAVSAVRGAGLAVRFLTNITARLPAAIARALTDHGIEAHAGEVLTAASACAASLRRRPGCRVHLLVDHAVEPLFEGLPRDDHAPHVVVLGDIGARFTFAALDQAFQMLQRGAELWALSRNPFWFNDGRRQLDVGAFVAALEAAAGCTAIVCGKPTIPFFQAALDSVALAPDEVLMVGDDISTDVAGAANAGLACCLVGTGKCTPAHMAQAQTQGVTVLPSVAALPDFLRQGFPALDRPRQFH, from the coding sequence ATGCCCGACCCCGCCGCCGTCCCGCCCAGGGCGGTGTTCTTCGACATTGAAGGCACGCTGCTGCATGACGGCGCCTGCCTGGAAGGCGCCGCAGAGGCCGTGTCGGCCGTGCGCGGGGCCGGGCTGGCCGTGCGGTTTTTGACCAACATCACCGCCCGGCTGCCCGCTGCCATTGCCCGCGCCCTGACGGACCACGGCATCGAGGCCCACGCAGGCGAGGTGCTCACCGCCGCCAGCGCCTGCGCCGCGAGCCTGCGCCGGCGGCCGGGCTGCCGTGTGCACCTGCTGGTGGACCACGCCGTGGAGCCGCTCTTCGAGGGGCTGCCCCGCGACGACCACGCCCCCCATGTTGTGGTGCTGGGGGACATTGGCGCGCGCTTCACCTTCGCCGCCCTGGACCAGGCCTTTCAGATGCTGCAGCGCGGGGCGGAATTGTGGGCGCTCTCCCGCAATCCGTTCTGGTTCAACGATGGCCGCAGGCAGCTGGATGTGGGCGCGTTCGTGGCGGCCCTGGAGGCTGCCGCAGGCTGCACGGCCATCGTCTGCGGCAAGCCGACCATTCCCTTTTTTCAGGCGGCGCTGGACTCCGTGGCCCTTGCGCCAGACGAGGTGCTGATGGTGGGCGACGACATCTCCACGGACGTGGCCGGCGCAGCCAACGCGGGCCTGGCCTGCTGTCTGGTGGGCACCGGCAAATGCACCCCCGCCCACATGGCCCAGGCGCAGACCCAGGGAGTCACGGTGCTGCCTTCGGTAGCGGCGCTGCCGGATTTTCTGCGCCAGGGGTTTCCCGCCCTGGACAGACCCCGGCAATTCCACTAG
- a CDS encoding Orn/Lys/Arg family decarboxylase has protein sequence MKRRTFISVAGAGALTIAAEPALSTLGGPAAQANAQGRNRCCEEALPDAAATGRLPMRALLVDDELRADTPWGRATRALVQELTRRDVRVLQALRARDAIAELAANPAIDCVLVDWDLAGDAGHATDVLDAVRARNLDRPIFLLTDQASARTIPGEALARTDGFIAMLEDTTGFIGGRVVAAILRYRAGVLPPMFKALVEFSQAHEYSWHTPGHTGGTAFLKSPAGRAYFEFFGESLLRSDLSISVDELGSLLDHSGPIGEGEQNAARVFGAHRTYFVTNGSSTSNRVILMASVTRDQVALCDRNCHKSVEHAMTMSGAIPTYLVPTRNGLGIIGPIPPKRLTKDALRAAVAANPMVRKGVDPAPVHAIITNSTYDGLCYNVSRVEALLGQTVDRLHFDEAWYGYARFHPMYRERFAMHGEPSGHTADRPTVFATQSTHKLLAALSQASMIHVRDGRAPIEHARFNESFMMHASTSPLYPLIASLDVSAAMMDGPGGLALTSESIREAVDFRQTVAGLHAKHAAAGDWFFAPWQPDEVRDPATGKAMAFKDAPPELLAEDPACWVLRPGEAWHGFADLEDDYCMLDPIKVTLLSPGGSATMGAAKGVEQAGIPACIVAAFLDSRGVVVEKTEDFTLLFLFSMGVTKGKWGTLINTLYEFKRHYDANTPLRQALPALAEAHGAHYARMGVRGLRDLGTAICNAMRTLGTTEAMGKAFSTLPTPTYSPVQAYERLVRNQVETVTLDRFAGRVAATGVVPYPPGIPLLMPGEQAGPADGPILAYLKALEAFDRQFPGFTHDTHGVEVEDGVYKVVCLKN, from the coding sequence ATGAAACGTCGCACGTTCATCAGCGTTGCCGGTGCCGGAGCACTGACCATCGCCGCCGAACCGGCCCTGTCCACCCTTGGCGGCCCCGCGGCCCAGGCCAATGCCCAGGGCCGCAACCGATGCTGCGAAGAAGCCCTGCCCGATGCCGCCGCCACGGGCCGGCTGCCCATGCGCGCCCTGCTGGTGGACGACGAACTGCGCGCGGACACCCCCTGGGGCCGCGCCACCCGGGCGCTGGTGCAGGAGCTCACCCGCCGCGACGTGCGCGTGCTGCAGGCCCTGCGCGCCCGGGACGCCATTGCCGAACTGGCCGCCAACCCGGCCATTGACTGCGTGCTGGTGGATTGGGACCTCGCCGGCGATGCCGGCCACGCCACCGACGTGCTGGACGCCGTGCGCGCCAGAAACCTGGACCGGCCCATCTTTCTGCTGACGGACCAGGCCTCGGCCCGGACCATTCCCGGCGAGGCCCTGGCCCGCACCGACGGCTTCATCGCCATGCTGGAGGACACCACCGGCTTCATCGGCGGCCGGGTGGTGGCCGCCATCCTGCGCTACCGTGCCGGGGTGCTGCCGCCCATGTTCAAGGCGCTGGTGGAATTCTCCCAGGCCCATGAATACTCCTGGCACACGCCGGGCCACACCGGCGGCACGGCCTTTCTCAAATCCCCGGCCGGCCGCGCCTATTTTGAATTTTTCGGCGAGAGCCTGCTGCGGTCGGATCTGTCCATCTCCGTGGATGAATTGGGCTCCCTGCTGGACCATTCCGGCCCCATCGGCGAGGGCGAGCAGAACGCCGCCCGCGTGTTCGGCGCGCACCGCACGTACTTTGTCACCAACGGTTCCTCCACCTCCAACCGCGTCATCCTCATGGCCAGCGTCACCCGGGACCAGGTGGCCCTGTGCGACCGCAACTGCCACAAGTCCGTGGAACACGCCATGACCATGTCTGGCGCAATCCCCACGTACCTGGTGCCCACGCGCAACGGGCTGGGCATCATCGGCCCCATCCCGCCAAAACGGCTGACCAAGGACGCCCTGCGCGCCGCCGTGGCCGCGAATCCCATGGTCCGCAAAGGCGTGGACCCCGCGCCGGTGCATGCCATCATCACCAATTCCACCTACGATGGCCTGTGCTACAACGTGTCCCGGGTGGAAGCCCTGCTGGGCCAGACCGTGGACCGATTGCACTTTGACGAAGCCTGGTACGGCTACGCCCGGTTCCATCCCATGTACCGGGAGCGCTTCGCCATGCACGGCGAGCCCTCCGGCCACACCGCGGACCGGCCCACCGTCTTCGCCACCCAGTCCACGCACAAGCTGCTGGCGGCGTTGTCCCAGGCGTCCATGATCCATGTCCGCGACGGCCGCGCGCCCATCGAACACGCGCGGTTCAACGAATCGTTCATGATGCACGCCTCCACCTCGCCGCTGTACCCGCTCATCGCCTCCCTGGACGTCTCCGCGGCCATGATGGATGGTCCCGGCGGCCTGGCCCTGACCTCGGAATCCATCCGCGAGGCCGTGGACTTCCGCCAGACCGTGGCCGGCCTGCATGCCAAACACGCTGCCGCAGGCGACTGGTTCTTCGCCCCCTGGCAGCCGGACGAGGTCCGCGATCCCGCCACGGGCAAGGCCATGGCCTTCAAGGACGCCCCGCCCGAGCTGCTGGCCGAAGACCCGGCCTGCTGGGTGCTGCGCCCCGGCGAGGCCTGGCATGGCTTTGCCGATCTGGAAGACGACTACTGCATGCTGGACCCCATCAAGGTCACCCTGCTCAGCCCCGGGGGCAGCGCGACAATGGGCGCAGCCAAAGGCGTGGAGCAGGCCGGCATCCCGGCCTGCATCGTGGCCGCGTTCCTGGATTCCCGGGGCGTGGTGGTGGAGAAGACCGAGGACTTCACCCTGCTGTTCCTCTTTTCCATGGGCGTGACCAAGGGCAAATGGGGCACGCTCATCAACACCTTGTACGAATTCAAACGCCATTACGACGCCAACACCCCGCTGCGTCAGGCGCTGCCGGCCCTGGCCGAGGCCCACGGCGCACACTATGCCCGCATGGGCGTGCGCGGCCTGCGGGATCTGGGCACGGCCATCTGCAACGCCATGCGCACCCTGGGCACCACCGAGGCCATGGGCAAGGCCTTCTCCACCCTGCCCACGCCCACGTATTCCCCGGTGCAGGCCTATGAACGTCTGGTGCGCAATCAGGTGGAGACCGTGACGCTGGACCGGTTCGCCGGCCGCGTGGCCGCCACCGGGGTGGTGCCCTACCCGCCCGGCATCCCCCTGCTCATGCCCGGCGAGCAGGCCGGCCCGGCCGACGGTCCCATCCTGGCCTATCTCAAGGCGCTGGAAGCATTCGACAGGCAATTCCCCGGCTTCACCCACGACACTCACGGCGTGGAGGTGGAGGACGGGGTGTATAAGGTGGTCTGCCTCAAGAACTGA